The Scyliorhinus torazame isolate Kashiwa2021f chromosome 10, sScyTor2.1, whole genome shotgun sequence genome contains a region encoding:
- the LOC140431020 gene encoding large ribosomal subunit protein P2-like isoform X1, producing MRYVAAYLLAVLGGNEAPSSKDIKKILDSVGIEADDERLNKVISELKGKNVDDVITAAGVGAYNETTGNAKLASVPAGGVVSAGATGGAAPAAAAAVEEKKEEKKEESEESDDDMGFGLFD from the exons ATGCGTTACGTCGCAGCTTACCTCCTCGCCGTGTTGGGCGGCAATGAAGCCCCATCGTCAAAGGACATCAAGAAGATTCTTGACAGTGTTGGTATTGAAGCTGATGATGAGCGATTGAATAAG GTCATCAGTGAGCTGAAAGGCAAGAACGTGGATGATGTTATCACAGCTG CTGGTGTTGGTGCTTACAATGAAACTACAG GCAATGCCAAGCTTgccagtgtccctgctggaggtgttgTATCTGCTGGTGCTACAGGTGGTGCTGCTCCAGCTGCAGCTGCTGCTG TTGAAGAAAagaaagaagagaagaaagaagagtctGAAGAATCAGAtgatgacatgggctttggtcttTTCGATTAA
- the LOC140431020 gene encoding large ribosomal subunit protein P2-like isoform X2: protein MRYVAAYLLAVLGGNEAPSSKDIKKILDSVGIEADDERLNKVISELKGKNVDDVITAGNAKLASVPAGGVVSAGATGGAAPAAAAAVEEKKEEKKEESEESDDDMGFGLFD, encoded by the exons ATGCGTTACGTCGCAGCTTACCTCCTCGCCGTGTTGGGCGGCAATGAAGCCCCATCGTCAAAGGACATCAAGAAGATTCTTGACAGTGTTGGTATTGAAGCTGATGATGAGCGATTGAATAAG GTCATCAGTGAGCTGAAAGGCAAGAACGTGGATGATGTTATCACAGCTG GCAATGCCAAGCTTgccagtgtccctgctggaggtgttgTATCTGCTGGTGCTACAGGTGGTGCTGCTCCAGCTGCAGCTGCTGCTG TTGAAGAAAagaaagaagagaagaaagaagagtctGAAGAATCAGAtgatgacatgggctttggtcttTTCGATTAA